The DNA window TTCTGCAACACGAGCTAGCCAAGTTTGTTTCGCTGGGTTCGGCAGCTGCAATGGACTTGCGCCGTTACACTGGACAAGACTCGTGAGTTCGATAGAAGGCCAGGTAtggttaatttttattttctactgCGTAGGATAATTAGGTGAGAACATCGAAAGGTTTTGTTTTGTGACCAATTAAGTTGCAAGAAACTGAGTCAACTCGGTGGAAAGGGCGAGGGAGAAGTCCCGAGTCATGTGACATCGGAAGTGATCAGAGACTCAATGGGTAGGCCCACTGCATAGAGTTGGACGACAAGACAAAAAAGGACACGATGGCAGTCAGAAAGGCATAGGAGGTGGGACCCATATGCATGTAGTTGTAAtttcatattcttttttttttattttcagttttttgaTTATTATCAACGTTAAAAATACTGTTGACTATGACAAGAGTTGTTGTCAGAGACTTTTCTCCTGTGATGGCCGTGACTCTGTTTTCCACCGTGGACGTCGGTCTGGGAGGCAGGAGAATTTCttattaatttcattttgttggGTCTGTTTTTAGGAAAATTTGGGTGGGGGTTTAAACTTTGAACGCAGATTATATAGTAAAATCATATTATAAtgcccaaggaaaaaaaaaataatataaaatttcaCCAGTAGCCACCTTGTCTTTTCAATTCAAACCAAGTACAGATTTTAGATTTTCAATTTAGACAATTGAGTGATTGGGTGTTACTGAAGCTTTAAcccttttaatttttactcatggtagtaaattaaataataatacgtAATTGGTGTAATTAGAGATATTTTTTTCCCTATCTGCAATCAGTGGCACGATTGTACCAAATTAAGTCGCATAtgagcttataaaaaaaaaagttgcataTGAGCATATTTTATTGATAACTATAGCAATGCAGAAAATTTTCCTTCGTGCTAATGTTATTATGGCGTAGAAGTCTTCACATATAATTCATTGACTTGCACACTCAAGTGAACGCTTgtgaaagaggaaaaaaaaaaacacaactctTTTGGGTTTGTGGTTGTTTAGCCCAATCCAATCCACCTCCGGTAGTGTCGCGCAACTCTTATGTGTTTGAGATTGAATTTTATCTTATAAACCATATTATTCAGGTTTCACGAAGTGATGATATTTATTCTTAACACCAACTGCAATTATAGATATATTTTACTACCTATCGTAGGACAATAATTATTAAAGAGTTTTTTCGACTCGAGCAATAATTGGGATTTGATTATGTACTACTTTTTACTAATGCGCCATACGTAGCTTCCTAATGTTAACTATTATAAGGTTGATACTTCAGGATTCTCATCGTGGTGGGACCAGGTGAATCTTTCAAATTTCCATGTCATCAACTTTATGCTTGACTAGATATATATGAAATTGGAAGTAATTACGTGTAGAGAAATTGATAGGAATGAAAGCGAAGGTGCGTCTCCCACCCattttattttaccaaatgaagTGAAAGGCATAGCTTCCTGTTTAATCTTTGCCGTGTTAGGGTCACTCTTTGCTTAAAGTGAATAAAGTTTTCGGGCCTGATGACCTGAATTTAAATCTATATCGTATGTATGTCTAAAGAGTAATTgatttgtatgatatcgttctcggttattaaaaaaatatatgatgtcCAATGAATTAATTTCAATAATCTACCCTGAATTTCAAAACAAGTGGACCGACACATTACTagcatatacaaaaaaaaaaaagacaaaaatagaaaattggaACATGATATATAAATTAATGAGAAGAATGCCAAGTCCATTGACACAACATCCTTACAAAAATACATTAGAGTGAACTAGTGAAGCAACAAAAGGAGAATTAAGAATAGAGGAAAAAAACAAACGACCCCAAGAATCAACCTTAATAGATAACAAACTTGAATGATAATTAAAATTGGGACTGAAGAAGCAGAAAATTATTCCAAAAGCACTCACCACAGATCCATCAACAACCTTTCAATCCAACACACGAACGAAATCACACAGTCGAACCAATAGAACAGAGTTCTCCAATCTAGCCACCAAATTTGATCAAATCCCTTTTGTACCGTCACAAAGTAACGAACATTGCAGCAACAACTGCAACTCCATACACCACCACCGCATTAAACGTGATGAGAATGTAATTACTCACTGCACCAGAAGCATCCGCTGCAGTACTTGGACTCTCCGAAATATGCTTCTTCTTAGGCTTCGCTGGTGCCGGGGCCGGGGCGGGAGGAGGCTTAGGAGTGAAAACGTCAATAGGAAGCAACACTTTGTCCACTTGATAAATAGCTAGCTGACCATCCGTGTAAACTGTACCAGAAACACTGGTGTTTGTAAGGCCAGTTGTTATATTCACTGAATTTCCTGTAGTGGTGATGTTGAATGCAAATCTGCCACTATTATCTCCTCCAGCTTCTGTCCTTAATGGGTTACTCACAGTTTGGAATTGTGACATTGTGAGGTAATTGGGAATCATGTGAAATTGCAGCAGCTCAACTTGTTGTTGATCGGTTAGGGAGTTCAGGGTGCCTGTTTTTAGGCTTGAAAACCCGCTATCGGAGGGCGCGAAGATGGTCATTTCATTGTTTGAATCATTGAGTTGGCTATTGAGTTGACTAATCATTTGGGTGGATTTCAGGAGGCGAATAAGGACCGAGAACGCACCGGCCTTTTCGAGGATTTTGGTGACATTGGTTGGGCCAGAAGGTGCCGGAGCAAGCGCTGGAGATTGAGCTAGGACTAATATGGAGCAGTGGAGAAGGCAGAGGAAGATGAGCGAGGATGTGAAGAGAGCTTGCTTCAACATCCTTGTAGTTTGTGTTTTAGAAGACTAAATCAAAGCAGTGGTCTTCGGCACACaaagtgttcgatgaaatgtagGCAATAGAGGCAGGGGTTTTATCATGGTTGAGGAGAAGATGTAGTTAGGTGAAATGTGCAACGTTAGTTACAGAAAACATAGTTGTTTTGCATCTTATCTTTCCAAAAGAGGTGGGAGAGGGAATCAATGGATACAGTGATTTGATACTGCTGGAGCAACCAGATTGCTTGAAAAAGCAGGAAAAGGTAGAGTGAGTGAGATCTCAAATGGGTGTGTTTGCATGATTAGTTTTGCTTTCACTAGCGCTTGTATTTCGATTAAAGCCTTAAGATACGCTGGCCACAGCCTTAAGAAAGAAGTTGTAATTGCTATGTTTTCGAAGGTGAAGATTGATAGTGGTTTGAGAGATGGGCCATAGCATGAATCATGGATGTCATCCTCTGTCCTACTCCTATGTCCAAATCTCTCTAATTGGATCACAAGTTGGAATATAAAAATTGTAGTTAATTATTGTGGAACCTTTTGTTAGTTAATGGAGGGAGATAATCCACGTTTACGTTACAAATCTGGCATTTGATGTGGCTCCTCAACTCTCACCTTTTCTTCTGCGACTCCTAATCGGCTAATCCCACCACCATTTCTACCATATAGTGCATCCCTCGTAGCCTTTTcaagaaaattatttatcaCATGACAAGATTATGACATGATATGTATTGATTTCTACATCTGAACGTATAATTGATTATAGATATGAAGATTGAAGAGAATAACCAGCTTGAATGGAATACATAATTCTCCTACATGGCTACCTTGGGTTGCTCCTACCATGTCCTCGAGTTTAGCTTGAACAGGCACTTATCATCTAAAAGTAGTTCTAGTGTCTTTGGTTGTCAATCAAAATTGTTGCATGCAAGAGCTTTAAAGTTATATCAACATTTAACATTCAACCACCGTGATACAGACTGGACCTGGTTTGATCTGCCGGGACATCTAACCcagattttgttgatgtgatggGGAAAAAGATGCTTTGTGAGCCTCGCATGCTGGATTTACAGGTGGACAAAGAACATTTGGCACACCCGAAACCATTCAAACTCACAAAATGAGGATGCCAGCCCCTCCCTCTCTGTGTAACCTTCCCCACCACATCTCCCTTCATGGGCCAATGAGCGGTGAAATGAAAGCACACCTAAGCCTAACAACCCACAGGGCCACATTGAGAGTACAGAGCAACGATACAATAGGAAAGAACGTATCCTCAGCAATGCTATCATATTGGTGACTTCGTAAATTTGTAGCAGACTAGCAGTAAGGAAGCCATGTAAAAACAGAAGAATTGGATAAAGGAAAGTACATCCTTTATACATCATTGTTGCGGAATAGCATCAGAGGGCTTAGAAGTACAACAAAATCTGTAGCTAAGCCTCAATCGTTGGAAGCCTCGTGAGATCTAGCCGCTCACTTGAACAACTGCAAGATTGTCCAAGCTAGTCCTCAATCTTTGGAAACCTCATGACTCCTCTCCTTGCCCTATTTCAGCCAATTTTCTCTCAGCCATAGCATCCTCAGCCCTAACTTTCTCAGGAACAAAATCTAGTGCAAATAAAATCAATGCAACATAGCATTAGTATGACAAAGGGGATACATGAAAGTCTTAAGAGTCTAACGAATACAAGTGATAGAGGAAGTGAGAGTAATAAGTACCCGAAAGGAAGTCAAATCTCCTTTCTTGGCTGACGACCGATGCTGAAACAACCAAAATGAAGAACCTCAATATAATCTTAATTAAAGATGGCAGCATTTGATGAATAAAAAGCTTTGACATGGTCTAAAAGTGCAATGCTGCTTAGAAAGCAAGATTTTGAAGTTATTGTTCCCTGAGACTGAATATTGCTAATTTCTGCAAATGAATTCTCATGAGTGAGATGGAGGCACTTCACATGAGAATGGATAATCCCATGAATGCATAAAGAGAAAATTTTAAGAGTTTTGACAATATGTAGCAATTGTTTGGATATGCACTTGAGGCAAATTTTCAATTAGAAAAAACAGCACTCTACAATGAATGAAGGTGCAACGGAATGAGAGTTCGCATATTCATTATGTAAAGGAAGTTCGTATAAGGAGTAGCATACGAAGAACCACAAAAATGAATAGCTGTGCCAGACATCAAATCATCCTTACTGGGTTAGTGTCCCACTGAATCCTAAAAGATCCTTAATCTTCAATGAACTGTGCATTAATGGCATCCAAAACAAAGAGGACATTGTTGAGCTATGGCAGAATAATTTTAAGTTCCAAGAATGTGACTAAGTACGTGTGCAGCAACCAAAATTGAgttaaattaaaaagaaatgcTCGGGAAGAAATGTTAGTGGTCATATGCTTTTGAAAGCTTGCAGGTCATGACAACCTCAACATGAAAGGATATTAATCTATTCTTTATGATAGAGATTAGAGATAGAGGTTACCTAGTTGCTTGTAACCCAGAGACTTCCTGCGGTCCCTGACAGAAAATTCGTAAGCCTCTTCACAAAACTGCTCAAGGAATTTCTCCTGCAACCaattgaaaatatgaaaaatcatgTGAGGACATGCATAAATGACAATAACCCGGAAAGGATAGCATGGAAATACAGAACAATTCGAGGCAGCACTAGTAATCTTCACAATTCTTAAACTGAAAAGAAATAGTAAATGGttggcacccccttggtgcaCTCTTTATGTTACTAGATAAATGCATAACATAAAAAATCCaataaaggagaagaaaaaacacaTTAAGAAGAAGAATACACAGGGACCCTGTGTGTCAATTTCCAATCTCAACAATCATTACAAATATCTGAAAGGTCATTAAATCTTGTCCTGCAACATCAATCAAAAGTAGAAAATTCGACAAAAAAAATCCCCAATTTCAATTACTCAATCCGATCTAGTTTAGCCAACCCTCTTTCAGGAAAAAGTTTCTAGGGTTTCTCTCCATTCTCTATTTCACAAATTGCTTCTCATACCAATGTCGTTCTTGTCGAAACAAAGCACGTCTCATATCATTTCCGTAAGAGGTGCATTAATCACTTTATGAATTATAAGGATATAACCCTAATATTAACATCACTGAATAAAAATCGAAATAAATAAGAATCTCGCGGAGTACCGTGGCTTTGTTGACGAGAAATAAAGCTTCTTGCTTGATCTTTAAAGCTGGATTTTCATCGCTAACCATCCGCTTTATACGATTCATCGGAAATCTACATAACTTGGAGTCTTCTTTCCCATTTTCAAATTCttgatctttttcttctccttttcgtTTCTTTTCGATCTTACTGGGTTTCCTGACGTTGCCGTTGGCGACTTGATTTCTGTGGCTGCTCTTTTTGGGTGTTTGGCTTTGTTCCTCCGAACCATCGGTTACGACAACGTCAGTTTCGCTTGCCTTACCATTGCTACTCTTCTTGATGCCTTTCTTTTCTGTCTTCGGCAACTTTACATTCGATTTCCTTGGACTTTCTTTGATGTCATTCTTCCGTTTCTTCTTCTCGTTTTCTTCTCTGCTTTTCTTCGTGGAGGCCATTGTTTTCTGTTTGAGCTCCTCGCAAACAGTGGGGTTATTAGCTTATTGTGTTTTCTGGGCCCTTACGTTTTGGGCCTTCTGATTGTCTAGTTTCTGTTGGAATCATGCACTCCTCGACATTGGGCCTCTAACTCTATTTCTGAGCCCATTTATTTGACAGGCCTAGCTTGTGCTTGGGTAGGCCCAACTTACGTCCATGCTATTGTCTATTGCAGTGAACCAACCCCAGTCCCTACTTCTATTTATAAATAGTAAATACAATGATGAATTCATGATTACTAGTCCTTTttgtcctcttttttcttttgtatttattctcttcttctttgttgCGTCAGTAGAAACGAATTTAGAACTCATCATTTGTTAGATGAACCAACTTTAGCTAATGTGgtagtttttctcttttgttctaTTAATTAGATGAGGGACAAGTAAAGGTGGGCCAAAGCTGAGCTCAACTTCCGTGAACCAAAGTCATGAGAAATAGTCTACAATAAGAAGTTGATTAGGGAAATGATTctttttgttgggttgggttggtttTGTTTCTGAAGTGGTTGGTTTTATAGTTTTTTGTTTCCTATTTTCGGTAGTCTGTGGGTTCGGTTGTAATATAGACATCCCAAATCAACAATAATGGGTAGGCATTAGGGTCAACGTGCAAGCACTCTGTGGCTTCCTTTTGCACCGCGTTCActcattaagagtgtgttttgGGCTGAGGTATTTggaggaaagggaaagcaagggaaatagagtttccttttaATTCcctgtttggatagtttattgaAAATTAAGAGGAGAGATCTGAGTGGATATGTGAGGAATATTTCATTAGACTTTTGTTAAAATTACGaaaatagagtcatttggagagaagggattactaattaagtcatttgtaagttaaatatctattttaccattgtacataatattttaacataaaaataaggataaattagtaaattaaacaaattttctttccgtttttttttatctatccaaacatgggagagagaaaaataatctcctcccctcccctcccttctcttcccttctcttccctccgaTCCGAATTTCTCaattcaaacacactctaaTGGTCGAAGTCACTGATTTTTAAGTTACTCATCCCACCCACGACTCACCCGATGAGGTACCGTGAGCGTGGGAAGCATCATAATTATTTGTACCATCCTCCTTTTTGATGTAAGGCGGCATGCTCAGGGAATCAAACTCATAGTTAatactgaagaaaaaaaaaacgtgacAGATTGAATAGACCGTCAAATTAATCATTTAATTGATCATTATCAAATATGTATTAGTAAGAATtgggttgaaaaaaaaattgattaaattGTCAATAACCGATCAAAATggattaaatttatatcaaacatGGATAAAAAAAAGACCGACAGTCAGACACTCCTAATCACACGATATAGATGATTAACCTACCCAAATTTAATGGAAGCACCCAAGACATGCATAATCTTAAGCATCACCAAGGACCAATCGCCATATGAGGGAGGTTGTTGCCTTTATTTAATACATGAATGTGGACCTCGAACAAAATTCAAGCCCCGGGCCCCAGTCCAGTTGTATGACGCGTTGAACGTGACCTTTTTGTCGCCACCGCCAGTGGACTGGAATCCAATTAAGGACGTTTGTCGTGCAATTGTTGACACGATAGCTTCATCCATTATCGTATGACCTATTTTATACCAAACGGAAACTATTATACTTTTCTAATCAATCGACGATCATCAGAAACCCTAAATTCATTATTGTTTGTGAGGATTGGTGCGACGGAGC is part of the Tripterygium wilfordii isolate XIE 37 chromosome 7, ASM1340144v1, whole genome shotgun sequence genome and encodes:
- the LOC120001539 gene encoding fasciclin-like arabinogalactan protein 12; the encoded protein is MLKQALFTSSLIFLCLLHCSILVLAQSPALAPAPSGPTNVTKILEKAGAFSVLIRLLKSTQMISQLNSQLNDSNNEMTIFAPSDSGFSSLKTGTLNSLTDQQQVELLQFHMIPNYLTMSQFQTVSNPLRTEAGGDNSGRFAFNITTTGNSVNITTGLTNTSVSGTVYTDGQLAIYQVDKVLLPIDVFTPKPPPAPAPAPAKPKKKHISESPSTAADASGAVSNYILITFNAVVVYGVAVVAAMFVTL
- the LOC120001540 gene encoding DNA polymerase epsilon subunit C-like translates to MASTKKSREENEKKKRKNDIKESPRKSNVKLPKTEKKGIKKSSNGKASETDVVVTDGSEEQSQTPKKSSHRNQVANGNVRKPSKIEKKRKGEEKDQEFENGKEDSKLCRFPMNRIKRMVSDENPALKIKQEALFLVNKATEKFLEQFCEEAYEFSVRDRRKSLGYKQLASVVSQERRFDFLSDFVPEKVRAEDAMAERKLAEIGQGEES